A region of the Mangifera indica cultivar Alphonso chromosome 10, CATAS_Mindica_2.1, whole genome shotgun sequence genome:
AGAGCTCTCACCCGCAGTGTAATTGTTGCTTTGATCAGGGCCTTGATCATAGAGAATTCCCTTGAAAATATGTCCTCCAATACTCACACTTGTCTGATATGCATACTGATCAATTGCATCATCAATGGAGCTCACTCTAACACAGTGAAATGTAGCACTTGAGCTCATTTCTGCTGGAAAACTCCCCACTTGTAACCCTATAATTAACAAAACACATCATTAAACTAGCATTAAATCTATGaactgttttttgtttttagaaatCACATTCTAGTAACAGTAGATCAGAAGAACAGCAGTTTTTGCAGCTAGGGCTATTGATTGAAGTCGCTATTGATGCTGCATATCGAAAACACGCAAATGATACAGATAGATCTAAGAGACTGTATACCTGatgatgaagaaatattttctctaagccttttagggttttgttcCTGAAGATGTAGGTGCTGCTGCTGTGCTTCTTGAATAGTAAGAAGCTGTTGATGATACTGCTGGCGCCTTCTATAAGCAGGAATCCAAGTACTGTTGATGTGAGTTTGGCATTGAAACCCTCTCTTTTTACAGCAACTCCTGCATCTCATGTACAGACAGTTTTTCTTCGCTTGGTTGCCACAGTCTTGACATCTTTTACTCCCTCCTAAATCACCTCCTTCTCTCATCATCTTCACCACCCTTCAACACTCATTCTTCTTCCACTTTGCAAGCAAGAGAGGCTTTCTGGTTCTGCAGCTTATATAAATGGAGGTGGGTatgtgtaaatatttatatatcatgcAGTTTAATTTCAGTCTGATCAGTTTACCATCATGGCTCGTACCTTTTTCAGTCGA
Encoded here:
- the LOC123228327 gene encoding protein SHI RELATED SEQUENCE 1-like, yielding MMREGGDLGGSKRCQDCGNQAKKNCLYMRCRSCCKKRGFQCQTHINSTWIPAYRRRQQYHQQLLTIQEAQQQHLHLQEQNPKRLRENISSSSGLQVGSFPAEMSSSATFHCVRVSSIDDAIDQYAYQTSVSIGGHIFKGILYDQGPDQSNNYTAGESSSSEPHQQHDPFNIAATDLNTTISAPTRNDYPPPYTFPFSPFMTGTQFFPHPKS